The Gossypium arboreum isolate Shixiya-1 chromosome 4, ASM2569848v2, whole genome shotgun sequence DNA segment agccttaagtatttccttacttagaaggagttgaatcttagacagcgTCGATGGATTGAGCTACTCAAAAATTATGACTGCACGATTAAGTACCATCCCGGTAAGGCTACtatggtggccgatgctcttAGTCATAGAGCGGTGTTCACTCATCTTAGTCTATTCGATGATGGGAGACTGTTAGCTGAGTTACAAGTTAAGctgacttggattgatcagattcgtGTTAAACAAATGAGGGATGAGTCTCTAGGTTTGTAGTTTCGTCAGGTTGAGAGTGCCAGCACTTTAGATTTTAGATTGAATAGTGATAGAGTTTTGTGTTTTCGAAGACAGATTTGTGTGCCGAATGATTCAAATTTGAGGTAGTCAATTTCGagggaggcacatagtagcccttatgttaTGCATATCGGAGGTAATAAGATGTACCGCGATCTCCATGAGTAGTACTGGTAGCTGGGTTTGAAGCGTGAAGTTATGGATTTTATAGCTCGATGTCTGACAAGGCCAGCAAGTTAAGGATGAGCACCAGTTGACTTCGGGTTTGTTGCATCCAGTTATGATTCCTTTATGGAAATGGGAACATGTGATGATGGACTTCATTAGtaggttgcccttgacacccactaaggaCTCTATTTGGGTCATTGTAGatcaattgaccaagtctgctcatttcattccggttcAAATAGACTATTCTCTGCAGAAGTTATCGATGctctacatttctgagattgtgagactacatgagGTGCCTGTTTTgatcatttctgatagagatACTCGCTTCACATCCtggttctggaagaaattgcacgaGGCTCTAGGTTTGAGATTAGACTTTAGTACTGTGTTTTATcttcagactgatggtcaatttgagagattgattcagatactgaaggatatgcttcggagttgtgtgattgatctccgtggtagttgggaggattatctgccgCTAGCTGAGTTCACCTATAATAACAACTTTCAGGCAAACATTTAGATGTcactttacgaggctttgtatggttgtaAGTGTCACACTCTGTTATgttagactgagttgggtgagcatcGAGTTTTGGGTCCTGACTTGGATTCTGAAATTTAAGACAAAGTTAGATTAATGCGAGACCATCTGAAGGCAACTTCTGATAGataaaaatcatatgcagatttgaagaggcGTAATATTAAGTACTCTGTGGGGGATTTTGcctttcttaaggtttcaccgtggaaaaaggtTCTGAGATTTGGTCTTAAGGACGAGTTGAGctctaggtttattgggccgtatcagATTCTGAAGCGTGTGGGACCGGTCGTTTATCAATTAGGGCTACCTCTAGAGTTAAGCCGTATCcacgatgtgtttcacgtctcgatgttgaggcggtATTGGTCTGACCCATCTCACGTTGTCTCAGTTGAGGAGATCAAGGTTAGGCCATATTTAACTTTTGAGGAGTAGTTggttcagattttggatcgagatgttaaagGTTTGAAAAGGAAGTTTATTCCTTTAATGAAGGTTCTGTGGCAGAATCATAGTattgaggaggccacgtgggaacctgaggactcgatGCGTCAGCAATATCCTTATCTGTTCTGATCAAGCCAATTTCGgggttgaaatttcttttagagaGTAAAGCTATAACACCTTGATTAATTTATTTCTGGTTCTATAAAAtctgacacaaatgtgtatctacttcagtgttTGAGTGTTCTAGGGGTAtgtatgaggtcttgggttcaaatctTACCCCTGACAATTTTGTTGTTTTTGGATCTAAGCATTATCTCTGTTCAGTGGGCTTATTACTAATTGCctataatttcatatttgaatgagcctgctggttcgagtggtaagggtgttggtgtgttggaggtcctatGTTCAAATCATTGCATTAGTGTGGGCGTTTATTTTTGCCCTGTTATCTAATAGAGTTTCAGTTGTGTTGGAATTCTGGGTATGTGGGTTGTTAGTgggttagtggagagaaattaggGAAATGCTATGTATccacccatttttcagtgaaatcgaaacaatggttctgggaccacaaatccgtcccaaaaatataatttaattttatttgactATATGGCCCGTAATATGGTGGATATGTcgagtgaaaattttgatacaaaagTTTTATCGATTTAGTACTTAattatgagaaggactaaatcgtataaaatgtgaaagttgaattctagtagctatatggATCAAATaggtatggaattcaaaatttaaagtccttatatggtaattagaccattaagaaaagtatgtataTTTTTCTTGGTTACTCATCCATAGTATTCTAGAAAAAGGGctatgactaaattggaaatagcaaaatacttaattaattaaaaagatgataaaagaaatcatcttattttatgacatcttcaacctaaaacacatgaaaatcctaggagagagaaaagaaacttttaaggcctaattgggtaagttatcttatcccatttttagtaattttggtatttttgaaatcaggatagcttaatctctctatttgagggattaatttgaaaatttatcaaggtatgaaaaatgggtcatggatttatatgcttgaaattaGACATTTATGGTAGagaatgaaagattattgatagataaacaacttttacaaagtgatttttgatgaaaacatgttttagggactaaaatgaaaagttttaaaatttcatgaaaaattctaaaattttatgaacacATGtgctataaaatttttaatggggttttggttaggcttggaatagggagtaattttcATAAGTTTTATTTTCCGTGCCTaaggacaaaatcaaaatttatggaaaagttaggggaaaaatggtaatttttcctaggacgtaaattgagtccatttaaatatgaaacgtgtgaaattgatggttaaattcatttatatagatctggataacactaattcgaggttagattgaggaaaagaaaaaggtttcggattagtagactttacgcgaacaagtgtcgacgtaagtttgtgtaacttaatccaGCATGTAATtctgttaattgaatgttgtatttgtatGTAATGTGAGTTATGTTGATGTGCTTTACTTGTATGCTATGACGTTGAAtttgatacatgcttgaaatggtgataaaaggGTTAGGTCCCGATtaaatattgaatttcgatgattATATGCACTTTCTCAAAACAAAtagggtcttgcatttgttgcgaacaggatttagctcggacgagtaatcccaatAACCTTgctatagaaaggatttagcccggacgagtaatcttgATATAATATCTCTCaagtatacgttatgattagggtttaacctggactggtaatcctaatctaGCTCCTCTGAgcttacgttatataaaggatttagcctggactggtaatcctgttatacgatatgtggcttgagagagtgtttcttggttaaattCCCTAGTAGGTACCCTTGAACaagaaattgacggattattgaatcgtacacttcgagtgtattaCTTAAGCCTCCATCGAAATTtgatgattcaacggacatataaccctagacatggcatgagaattatgagatgaaatgataatgtcttgaaagtgtATTGCGTGACGAGCTCATTTattcttacttgatgtatatggaaactttgtgactaacatgtttgattggatgcatgtgtttaggcaatttagccaaatggatgggaaacttgttattgtatgcttagatttaataaacgagattggtaagtttagtttctgttatacgaacttactaaacatgtaatgcttactccgtttatttttcctctgttttatagtgctcagaagctcgtgaGGGTTAGAGATcactggagcatcgtcacactatcaactagtcattttggttatacttagtaaaatcattttggtataatggcatgtataggacaatttggccaatagtggcttgaaatgttattttgtaacctagccattggaatggctagtaatggttcattttggtatgaatAAATAgaattattttgatatatatatatatatatatatatatatatatatatacacatctgttatgttaagaatatgtgatcaatgttATGAATGCCTAAGTTAAACTAAGCTAAGATTTGTAATTATGTATGttgtagtgatatgccttgtATGCCTTGTGAATGATATAAATTAcccaatttgaatgcttgaattgtttggtattggatgtgtgtttcaagtgcaggtcttgggtgaaattttgggtgagaaatgaagctagaaatgacttcattttgtctacacgggcagacacacgggagtgtgtctagaccgtatgtgacacacgtcCTGGTAATATGGGCAtatggttaggctgtgtgtcccctgcaccttaattttgagaaacagaatgctcagaattagcCACATAGGTAGAGAcgtaggcatgtgtctcagcgtGTGTGCCACGCGGCCTggaacatgggtgtgtgacttggcagtatgaaacctgtacctaatttcaaattgaattaattacccacacggcctagcactcgggcgtgttgcatggccgtgtgtgcaagtcagaaagttacacaagGTCGAACACAGCCTCCAACACAGGcttgtcctagggtcacacgagtgtgtcccttggaccacacgggtgtgtgagccctgcaccttggaaaaattttgtaatttcactaaaaattcttagagttcccgattaagtcccgacttaaCTCTAATACTCGTATTAGGCCTCGAGGGCCCAatcaagggacattatgaatgattTCGGTAAATAAATAGTCATTTACATAAGTTATCTGTAAAAGTTTCTACATATTTTTGTACTTCTCCGTAACTCTGTTTCGGTGACAgatgtgggttaggggtgttacatgctagCAGTTCCTTTTTTCTGTTTTCCCTAAAAATTATTCTCCCTGAcattttgttttctctgttttccTCTTTCAACTTTCAGCTTCTTCCTTTTCTGATTCCTATTGAAATTTCCTTTCTAATCGTGTAACGTTGACGTGCCGTCCTCTGTGTTGTTGTGTAGGTAAGGGTTTCCTTATGTTTTTGAGATATTTTTGTTTTATGAGTTAGTCTCTATAGGTGTAATCGCGGAGTTTGATTTTTCTGCGATTATTCTGATGTAGGAGAAGGCTGTGAACAATTAGTATCTCTCTTTTTGCTTGAACAGTGTTAGTGGTGATTCTCGACATCGACAAGTCTTTAGCGTTCTTTCGGGTTTTGGTACTGATTCGTAGATTGATTGCTAATTGGGCAATTGGATGCCTTTTCATAGGTTTGAAGGCCTCAAGAGTGCTTTTGCATCAAAACCGTAATAGACGTGTATTGAAAATGCAGAAAACGGGATTTCAACGAAAGCTGAAAAATAaatctgtcgacgccacacgagcgtatggtcgtctgtgtgctaggctgtattCGAGAACACAGTCGTATTATTGACGAAGGCATAGCCATACGTAACACACGGCCTTGTGGTGGCTtgagtgtggccgtgtgggccacacgggcaaacgccaatctgggcgtgtggattttgggccaggccgtgtgggctacacgggcgAGGCCAATCTTggcgtgtgggcccattataCTGAAAATTTTCCCTAGGGCGCACAGGTCATTCCGTTCGACTGTaggcctaccgtagggtcggtaagggctaactaaACCCTAAAACTATGTGATCTGTTAGTCTGAAATACTGTTCTGAGTGTGATTATGTTGTGTATGTCTGATTAATATGCTAGATGCATATCTGATATctgtatatatataaacatgttaaACATGTTTTATTTGTTAATTCTGTATATGTGCACTGTATCTGTTTTGGGGTGGGCTTTGTATTCATATgcggaggaagtgttctgtacaGCGATTATCGCCTATTATCTGGTAGTTTGGCTACACTATATCTGATACGTGTTGTAACGACACAATATAgggtgtagggatgggtgggtgtatTTAACCCCACATaatgtgttgggatggtcggagatagtgtgtagaggatggagGTAGGATTCTGATTATTTGATTCTGTTTATCTTATCTAAAATGGGTTTGAGCCCAAATTTGTATCTATATCTGACAGTGCATATGATTCTGTTTGTattgcatgtctatttttgttgggttacacactgagtttacgtaaactcacctttGTCTATCTgtttctgttcaggtaatccacagacttaggcgaATCAGTGTAGCAgagactcagcggtgaccactcTTCCATAAAACTAATTAAAGTTAGTAACTTATGGTTTTATTTACTATTTTGGGGTTAAATTTTGAGAGTTTGTAATATTTGGGACTCTCTGAACTGTTTGGATTTTTAACTGTTAGTTTAGGTTGTTTATTTGATTTATTGCATGCCTCGACAAAGCATATTTCTTAAAAACGACGGTTTATACAATAATGGTTTTTCTAAAAACACGACTGcatttttaattataatggtCTAAAGGCTTCCGCTTAGATAAGTATTTGGAAAATGAACTATTTAATTGGTGtttcaaataatttttaaatgCACGCAATTTAGGATATGTTAACGCTTTAATAAGTTGATTCCGTTTTCAAATTACTTTTCTTGTGACAtgaccagattcgaccataacgtctaaaCCGAGTTTGGAGTGTTATAATCTGCCCTAATTACAATAGATTCCCTGATACTTTTACCCTATACTATGCTAAAACTAAAGATTTAATCCCTTTATTATGAcataatttaatccctttatGTTACCCAACAAGGTTGGCCCTAGGGACTGTTTTAAAGTGCAGCCATTTAGGgcccaaaaaaattatttattcagCTTTTAATGTGAGAAAAAAATCTTCaaactaaaataatttaattaaatgcctAGGGCTTTCAATTCTTAGCCATAAATACTTCATCTTCAATTCCTTGGCTTCAACAAACATCCTCTAATTCCCAAATTCCAACTCCTACCATTAAAGTTAAAAAAGAATATCAAGTATCCCAAAAAAAAAGAATTTCAATTATTCccaaattttaatttgtttttcaaaagtagtttttaataaaaatttggaTCAATCAAATGAAAGTTTTCATAATAGTGTCAATGAGAATGATGAAATTAATGATCCAAATGAGCTTAATGATGTGTCAAATGTAAAATTAATAATCCAAATGAGCTTAATGATGTGTCAGATGTATCCAATATTGAAAATCTTGGTATTAATGAAGAAGAAACAGTTCCTCCTGATACTGGCATTGATGAAGAACAAGCAATTCCTTATTTGAATATTTATGATCCTAGAAATTGGGCTAATCTTGATAACAAATCAAGAGATGTTTTAGTTGAAAATGGGCCTATAAGAGAAATGAATCTTGAGGTCATCTATGTCACAAGAACGATTGAATGGTCAGGCAATTTTCTCAATCAAGAAGGATTTTTTGGAAAATATTGATGTTGATGTTATCATTAATAATTTTGCATCTCAAAATGCTTGTAGAAcccatttttattatgtttttttgtatttttgtagTTGATGACATAGGAGTAGATTgaataaaaatgttttttttaaattttgttaaaaaatacATCATTCTCTtaatgtcataaaattattttaatgaaattactagaatattattttattttattttattgtattgtattttatatttttttaaatagggCCGATTTATTATTTCGCCTAAAGCCCCAAAAATGTCAAGAACAAGCTCTGTTATACAATCAAGGCCTTGTGCAACATGGAAATTTAAACAACTACGTTGAATGATTAATAAATTTACATGTGATCAAATGCTTATAAAAAAtctaataaaattgtaaaaagtagGTGATTGAAATTAAGTTAAATAAAAGTAATCAGTGGACTAAAGTAATAATTTTAACAAATGTGTAACTCTGAATTTCATCCTCTactttataaaaattaagaatataatatttctactttaatttgttaaaatttgATCCTCATCctttatgaaattaaaaattagtCTAATTAGATAATATTTTAAACCTTTTGTTAAATTATTGACTTGAAAGATAATAATTCAATAATTCATATATAACGATTTAACAAAATTAACagtttaataatttatatgtaataaattaatagaaatgagtgaactatttttaaattttgactaAATATGATTACCAAATTCTAATAAACTATAAGGAAGAAATCCACAACTAAAAATGAGAACATAAGTTTTATTACATGCAATGCACCGTAAGCATGCAACTTTTATCTTTCCTCTAATAAGAACTAAAATATGCGCGCTTGCAATGCTTTGCACAATtgggttaaattttaaaatatgatagATATaattagaggtgatcatgggccgggtcGGGCTAGgtccaaataaaattttaggtccgtctactaggcccgggcccggcccggcccaaaatatgggcttaaaattttgcccaagcccggcctgaaataaaattactaagcccgagcccggtccggcccggcccatattaattttttttcttatttcattaaataaaaaatttaaaatataataaatcaaatatatttaaaaacataaaaataaatattaaaacaaatagaaataatactaaaacaattcttaaaacaatacacaaattaacaatataataaaaatagttatattaaaaatttaaaataattaaaaataaaataaaaatatatattaatatataattcaggGCGGGCCGGGCTCGGGCCAAAAAACTCTTACTCGAGGCCTGCCCGCTTTTTAAACAGGCCTCgctttttttgcccaagcccatttttcggcctatatttttacccaaaccctcccattttttagGCGGGCCTTGGACCGGGCAGGCACTTGACCCATGATCACTCTAGATATAATAGACATAAGCATTTAattcataataaataaatatagagTTAAGGTATTAAATTATTgtgataaaattattaatattatggAAGACATGGAAATataaaaatcatgtcatgaaaaataaaataaacacgaAATACATATCTGTGTGTCAAATACtatataaaatgaattattaacaaGTAAATAGTTTACACGAAAAATATAATGAGAACGTGATAGGACAAAATATCTATATTCTTTTACTAAATATAATCACTATCATAATATTATACAAATATGGCATGgacatataaattattttatattgaatCACAACAAAAATTATTGTCACACACGATTTTTATTAAAGTCCCGAACTTTAAAAAAGATGGGAAGTAATTGTATAAAATAATAAGTTGACGGGCTCTActagaaaatttgaaaaattttgtggCTAGTTTGTAATTAGTTGAGATAAAATTTTGGTTCAATTAAGTTGGCACTCACTGGTTCCTTAGTGGGAGACAGAATTATTAACGATGGATGATTATTTTGTGTCACATCCCGAAAATCGGGTTAGAAGAATTGAGATTGTGAAATTGTGTCAAGTGTGTTTATCTGGTTTAGTGGATAGGTGTTGTGTTTGTGT contains these protein-coding regions:
- the LOC108458798 gene encoding uncharacterized protein LOC108458798 gives rise to the protein MVADALSHRAVFTHLSLFDDGRLLAELQVKLTWIDQIRVKQMRDESLGQQVKDEHQLTSGLLHPVMIPLWKWEHVMMDFISRLPLTPTKDSIWVIVDQLTKSAHFIPVQIDYSLQKLSMLYISEIVRLHEVPVLIISDRDTRFTSWFWKKLHEALDLKRRNIKYSVGDFAFLKVSPWKKVLRFGLKDELSSRFIGPYQILKRVGPVVYQLGLPLELSRIHDVFHVSMLRRYWSDPSHVVSVEEIKVLWQNHSIEEATWEPEDSMRQQYPYLF